One Tolypothrix bouteillei VB521301 DNA window includes the following coding sequences:
- a CDS encoding DUF4058 family protein — protein sequence MPSPFPGMDPYLEAGLWPDVHNALASKIRAFLTPQLRPKYAARLEIYVVEDTSPESEVAILYPDVEVLQLRTQRETSPSLQSGTVTTPPLLTLPVIQPVEIRIPSIEIRDTANNVLVSCIEILSPVNKREPNLTDYRRKRQRLYNANVHLIEIDLLRRGTRPFNHPRLPKVPYLVTLTRAGFSVMDVWPVKLQDTLPIMVESMGGIIRRTSLLNLGMRVSPHPASDVLSFRVCSCAGSCDSFRVLLSDCFVSSWRGSYRYGGG from the coding sequence ATGCCTTCTCCCTTCCCCGGTATGGACCCATACCTTGAAGCTGGGCTGTGGCCCGATGTTCATAACGCACTAGCGAGCAAGATCCGTGCTTTTCTCACGCCACAATTGCGTCCTAAATACGCAGCAAGACTTGAAATATACGTCGTTGAAGATACTTCTCCTGAAAGCGAAGTTGCCATCCTATACCCCGACGTTGAAGTCTTGCAACTGCGGACACAGCGTGAAACATCTCCATCACTCCAATCAGGCACTGTCACAACTCCTCCACTGCTAACGCTTCCAGTCATTCAACCAGTCGAAATTCGTATTCCCTCTATAGAGATTCGCGATACTGCTAATAACGTACTGGTATCTTGTATAGAAATACTCTCACCAGTAAATAAGCGCGAACCGAATTTGACCGATTACCGTAGAAAACGCCAGCGTTTGTATAACGCTAACGTCCATCTCATTGAAATTGACTTACTGCGTAGGGGAACTCGTCCATTTAATCATCCCCGTTTACCAAAGGTACCCTACTTAGTAACTCTTACTCGTGCAGGGTTTTCAGTGATGGACGTGTGGCCTGTGAAGTTACAAGATACACTTCCTATAATGGTAGAGTCGATGGGCGGTATTATCCGCCGCACCTCTCTGTTAAATCTGGGCATGCGAGTTTCCCCGCACCCAGCTTCCGACGTTCTTAGCTTTCGCGTTTGCTCATGTGCAGGTAGTTGTGACAGCTTTCGTGTACTGCTATCAGATTGTTTTGTTTCCAGTTGGCGTGGTTCTTATCGATATGGTGGAGGTTAA
- a CDS encoding TauD/TfdA family dioxygenase, with protein MSIKVKPISEKIGMQVINADHQNILDLDREEIINLFKKYGVLLFKNFQSNTEDFQEFSNSLSNNFRDYAGGAFNRKVINEDKTLLSVNDFQHEIKLHGEMYYQKNIPLLIWFFCANPASQDGETIICDGREIFNELSDSMKDILSKKKLKFTASATKEEWQKKYKADNIDELKEICKNNHTFLTIFEDESISLEYVCPAIVSSRCGKYQVFINSLLAAKQLNPKVIKFEDDSEISDELIFEIDKIVEKLVAAIAWEKGDILMIDNTRILHGRKAFSDPQRDIYIRLCDPAFPF; from the coding sequence ATGAGCATAAAAGTAAAACCCATATCAGAAAAAATAGGAATGCAAGTTATTAATGCAGACCATCAAAATATTTTAGATTTAGATCGAGAAGAAATTATTAATCTTTTTAAGAAATACGGTGTTTTATTATTCAAAAACTTTCAATCAAATACTGAAGATTTTCAAGAATTTAGCAATTCATTAAGTAATAACTTTAGAGATTATGCTGGAGGAGCTTTCAATCGAAAAGTTATTAACGAAGATAAGACGCTTTTAAGCGTTAATGATTTCCAGCACGAAATTAAGTTACATGGAGAAATGTATTATCAGAAGAATATACCACTTCTAATATGGTTTTTTTGTGCCAATCCGGCATCACAAGATGGAGAAACAATTATATGTGATGGCAGAGAAATTTTTAACGAACTCAGTGATTCCATGAAAGATATATTGAGTAAAAAGAAGCTAAAATTTACTGCTAGTGCAACAAAAGAAGAATGGCAAAAAAAATATAAAGCTGATAATATCGATGAATTAAAGGAAATTTGTAAAAATAATCATACATTTTTAACTATATTTGAAGATGAATCAATTAGTCTGGAATACGTCTGCCCAGCTATTGTTTCCAGTAGATGTGGAAAATATCAAGTTTTTATTAATAGCCTGCTGGCAGCAAAGCAGCTAAATCCAAAGGTTATTAAATTTGAAGATGATTCAGAAATTTCCGACGAGCTTATTTTTGAAATTGATAAAATTGTTGAAAAACTTGTGGCTGCTATTGCTTGGGAAAAAGGCGATATTTTAATGATTGATAATACAAGAATTCTTCATGGTAGAAAAGCTTTTTCCGATCCTCAAAGAGATATTTATATAAGGTTATGCGATCCAGCTTTTCCATTCTAA
- a CDS encoding glycosyltransferase family 9 protein: MQFQSVTKIAVLRANAVGDFIFALPALEALRQTYPAAEIVLLGLDWHAAFLKNRPSPIDRVVVIPRSRGVRGNANTEDNPPELADFFAKMVAEKFDVAIQMHGGGRYSNPFVLRLGAKTTVGLKTPDAVPLDFWVPYIYYQPEILRYLEVVSLLGAKTTQLEPHLAVTSADLAEAQSIVSIDEKPLVALHPGATDSRRWWSVEKFAAVGDAVVDAGAEVVVTGTHSERELVETAIASMKTQARGKIHNLCDRLSLGGLAGLYKLCKVVVSNDSGPLHIAAAVGCATVGIYWCGNLMTAGPMTRSRHRPAISWRLHCPVCGVDCTRDSCDHRNSFVDDVSVQEVVESVLELLGHKSTTNE, from the coding sequence ATGCAATTCCAAAGTGTTACAAAAATTGCTGTTCTCCGTGCCAATGCCGTCGGAGATTTTATTTTTGCTCTACCAGCTTTAGAAGCCTTACGCCAAACTTATCCCGCCGCAGAAATTGTTTTGTTGGGCTTGGATTGGCATGCTGCTTTTTTAAAAAATAGACCGTCTCCCATTGATAGAGTTGTTGTCATTCCGCGCAGCCGTGGTGTCCGTGGGAATGCTAATACGGAAGACAATCCGCCAGAGCTAGCTGACTTTTTTGCCAAAATGGTGGCAGAAAAGTTTGATGTTGCTATTCAAATGCATGGCGGGGGACGTTACTCTAATCCTTTTGTACTCCGTTTGGGAGCTAAAACCACAGTAGGATTGAAAACTCCAGATGCCGTACCACTGGATTTTTGGGTTCCTTATATATACTATCAACCCGAAATTCTGCGCTATCTGGAAGTTGTTTCTCTTTTAGGTGCAAAAACAACTCAACTAGAACCGCATCTTGCTGTTACATCAGCAGATTTAGCTGAAGCTCAAAGCATTGTTAGTATAGATGAGAAACCTTTAGTTGCGCTTCATCCTGGTGCCACAGATTCCCGGCGCTGGTGGTCGGTGGAAAAATTTGCTGCAGTGGGGGATGCAGTGGTGGATGCTGGTGCGGAAGTTGTGGTTACTGGAACTCACTCAGAACGGGAATTAGTTGAGACAGCGATCGCTTCTATGAAAACGCAAGCACGGGGTAAAATACACAATCTATGCGATCGCCTTTCACTTGGCGGTCTTGCCGGTTTGTATAAACTGTGTAAAGTTGTTGTTTCCAATGACTCCGGTCCCTTGCACATCGCAGCTGCTGTTGGCTGTGCAACTGTTGGTATTTACTGGTGTGGAAACTTAATGACAGCCGGACCTATGACTCGTTCCCGTCACCGTCCTGCCATTTCTTGGCGTCTTCACTGTCCCGTGTGTGGTGTTGATTGTACTCGCGACTCTTGTGACCATCGTAACTCTTTTGTCGATGATGTCTCCGTACAAGAGGTGGTTGAATCAGTGCTGGAATTGCTCGGTCATAAGTCTACCACCAATGAATAA
- a CDS encoding YihY/virulence factor BrkB family protein, translating to MNWQDIWGLLKETYNEWSNDKASRLAAALSYYTIFSIAPLLIIVIAIAGAVFGEDAARGAISEQLQGLIGQSGAEVIQTAIENASQPKAGTIASLISIVVLLFGATGLFNELQDSLNTIWEVQPKPGRAVKTMVRQRFASFALVIAIGFLLLVSLVVSAVLAGIVGYFSNLLPGIDFIWQVINFILGFVITTVLFGLIFKVLPDVKITWNDVLIGAALTSLLFSIGRYLLGQYLGNGSFGSTYGAAGSLVVILAWVNYAAQILFFGAEFTQVYARKYGSRIVPTHNAIPLTEKARREQGLKPQGNTQVLNQKPAGDRRSLSKLGNKLLRAIAPSKRIKRRKNR from the coding sequence ATGAACTGGCAGGACATTTGGGGGCTGCTGAAAGAAACATATAACGAATGGAGCAACGATAAGGCTTCTAGATTAGCAGCTGCTCTATCGTATTACACAATTTTTTCCATTGCTCCATTGCTCATTATCGTTATTGCCATAGCAGGAGCAGTGTTTGGAGAAGATGCCGCTAGGGGAGCCATTAGCGAGCAACTTCAAGGTCTAATCGGTCAATCAGGGGCAGAAGTGATTCAAACAGCCATAGAAAATGCCAGCCAACCCAAGGCTGGGACTATCGCTTCTCTTATCAGTATCGTTGTCCTTCTATTTGGTGCTACTGGTTTATTTAACGAATTACAAGATTCTCTCAATACCATTTGGGAAGTGCAGCCAAAACCGGGACGTGCTGTCAAAACTATGGTTCGCCAACGCTTTGCTTCCTTTGCTTTGGTGATAGCTATTGGATTTTTACTGCTTGTTTCCTTGGTCGTGAGTGCAGTTTTAGCAGGTATAGTAGGTTACTTCAGTAATTTACTTCCAGGCATTGATTTTATCTGGCAAGTGATTAACTTCATTCTTGGTTTTGTCATCACCACCGTATTATTTGGACTGATTTTTAAAGTTTTGCCAGATGTCAAAATAACTTGGAATGATGTTTTAATTGGTGCGGCTCTCACCTCGCTGCTCTTTTCCATTGGTAGGTATCTTTTAGGACAGTACTTGGGAAACGGTAGTTTTGGCTCAACCTACGGTGCTGCTGGTTCATTAGTTGTTATTTTGGCTTGGGTTAACTATGCAGCACAAATTCTCTTTTTTGGTGCCGAATTTACCCAAGTTTATGCCAGAAAATATGGTTCCCGTATTGTTCCGACTCACAACGCCATTCCTTTAACGGAAAAAGCTCGCCGCGAGCAAGGATTAAAACCTCAAGGTAATACACAAGTACTAAATCAAAAACCCGCAGGCGATCGCAGATCTTTGTCAAAATTAGGCAATAAATTATTGCGAGCGATCGCACCATCTAAGCGTATAAAAAGGAGAAAAAATCGCTAA
- a CDS encoding ATP-binding protein — protein sequence MGFRFNSSFLSSLRIRLILLVLLAVIPALGLILYTASAQRRSAATDAKENLLRLAQFAAANQEQANEGVRQLLMALSQLPEIRNGNTELCERLLANLLKQYRAYAGFGVIDTNGNLICSAPSTNKAINAADRSYFRFAKSTRAFAVGEYQIGRATKKASINFSYPLLDGDGKVKAVVFAAWDLAWLNKLAAKAQLPKGSVLTVSDRNGTVLVRYPDPQNWVGKPLADRNTIEFILQQKEGTNEARGLDGVERLYAFTGVSNASTSPDIFIRIGIPQDVAVAEADRLLALNLISLATVTILALVAAWVGGDLFLLRKVKSLVTTTEQLRQGEMSARTHLTYEPGELGQLARAFDEMAETLEIRERAIAKLNQDLQHRIDELQTLFEVIPIGILIARDLTFSNVQANPAFAQILGLSPNMNVSSTPPEGNPRPFYKILQNGKELTGDELPLRYAAVHGVPVEGKVVDAVREDGSVSHLFGYAAPLFDEQGKPRGSVAAFLDITKLQQTEAALKASEERLRFALEGGEIGTWDFDIASGKIVWSERCKIMAGLAPKDETNYTDFINAIHPEDRAQINTAVERSLANREDYDVETRIIRKDGAVRWIRSIGRAYHDGQGRPVRMAGVAFDITDRKLAEQQKERLLERERAAREEAERANRIKDEFLAVLSHELRSPLNPILGWTKLLRSRKLDEQASERALETIERNAKLQTQLIEDLLDVSRILRGKLVLNASPVNLITVIQGALETVRLAAQAKHIEIQTILDSELGRVIGDGNRLQQVVWNLLSNAIKFTPPGGTVEVRLEQVDNYAQIQVKDNGKGISPQFLPHVFEYFLQEDSQTTRKFGGLGLGLAIVRHLTELQGGTVFAESPGENLGATFTVRLPLLEDTQELYDSCKDALLHVSTTHQLPLSGLQILVVDDEADMRELVVAILTQSGAEVKVVASAVEALLALDDFKADILVSDIGMPQIDGYMLMRQVRNRSPEQGGQIPAIALTAYAGEINQQQALAAGFQQHISKPVDPEELVQAIALLVGKV from the coding sequence ATGGGTTTCCGGTTTAATTCTTCTTTTTTATCCAGCCTCCGTATCCGCTTGATTCTCCTTGTTTTACTAGCGGTTATTCCGGCATTGGGGCTGATTCTCTACACTGCTTCCGCGCAACGCCGAAGTGCGGCTACTGATGCAAAGGAAAATTTGCTCCGCTTGGCTCAATTTGCTGCTGCTAACCAGGAACAAGCCAATGAAGGTGTACGCCAACTCTTGATGGCTTTGTCTCAATTGCCAGAAATACGGAACGGTAACACAGAGCTATGCGAGCGATTGCTTGCTAACTTACTCAAGCAGTACCGTGCTTATGCGGGTTTTGGAGTGATTGATACTAATGGCAATTTAATTTGCAGTGCTCCGAGTACGAACAAAGCCATCAATGCAGCCGATCGCTCTTACTTTCGTTTTGCTAAGAGCACTCGAGCTTTTGCTGTTGGGGAATATCAAATTGGTCGAGCCACAAAGAAAGCATCCATCAACTTTAGCTATCCACTTTTAGATGGAGACGGAAAAGTCAAAGCCGTGGTCTTTGCAGCCTGGGATCTTGCTTGGCTAAATAAATTGGCAGCCAAAGCACAGTTACCAAAGGGCTCGGTGTTAACAGTCAGCGATCGCAACGGCACCGTGCTAGTCCGCTATCCCGATCCACAAAATTGGGTTGGCAAGCCTCTTGCCGATCGCAATACCATAGAATTCATCCTACAGCAAAAAGAAGGCACAAACGAAGCACGGGGGCTTGATGGCGTTGAACGACTTTATGCCTTTACTGGTGTCAGCAATGCATCTACTAGCCCAGATATATTTATCAGAATTGGTATTCCTCAAGATGTTGCCGTTGCTGAAGCAGACCGACTTTTAGCCCTTAACCTAATTAGCTTGGCAACGGTTACAATTCTTGCTCTGGTAGCCGCTTGGGTTGGAGGAGATTTATTTTTGCTCCGCAAAGTAAAATCACTTGTCACAACAACCGAGCAACTTCGCCAAGGTGAAATGAGCGCACGCACCCATCTCACTTACGAGCCAGGAGAACTCGGTCAATTGGCTCGTGCTTTTGATGAGATGGCAGAAACACTCGAAATACGGGAGCGAGCGATCGCAAAACTCAATCAAGATTTGCAGCATCGGATCGATGAATTGCAAACACTGTTTGAGGTCATTCCAATTGGCATTCTCATTGCTCGCGATCTCACATTTAGCAACGTTCAAGCCAATCCAGCTTTTGCTCAAATTCTGGGATTATCACCCAACATGAATGTATCGAGTACCCCACCTGAAGGTAATCCCCGTCCCTTCTACAAAATTCTTCAGAATGGGAAAGAACTCACAGGTGATGAACTTCCTTTGCGCTATGCTGCAGTACATGGAGTTCCCGTTGAAGGAAAAGTTGTTGATGCCGTGCGCGAAGATGGATCGGTTTCCCATCTCTTTGGTTATGCAGCACCTTTATTTGACGAACAAGGAAAGCCTAGGGGGTCAGTTGCTGCATTTCTAGACATTACCAAGTTACAGCAAACAGAAGCAGCTCTCAAAGCAAGTGAAGAACGCTTGCGGTTTGCTTTAGAAGGAGGTGAAATAGGAACTTGGGACTTTGACATTGCCTCCGGTAAAATTGTTTGGTCAGAGCGATGTAAAATAATGGCTGGATTGGCACCAAAGGATGAAACAAATTATACCGACTTTATAAATGCCATTCATCCAGAAGACCGAGCGCAAATCAACACAGCAGTAGAGCGATCGCTTGCCAATCGAGAAGATTACGACGTTGAGACGCGAATTATCCGCAAAGACGGAGCCGTGCGTTGGATTCGTTCGATTGGTCGCGCTTATCACGATGGACAGGGTAGACCCGTTCGCATGGCTGGTGTTGCATTTGATATTACCGATCGCAAACTAGCAGAGCAACAAAAAGAGCGGTTGTTAGAAAGAGAAAGGGCAGCGCGGGAGGAGGCAGAAAGAGCAAATCGCATTAAAGATGAGTTTTTAGCAGTTTTGTCTCATGAATTGAGATCTCCCCTCAATCCAATTTTAGGATGGACGAAGCTATTGCGATCGCGCAAGTTGGATGAGCAAGCAAGCGAGCGAGCGTTGGAAACTATTGAGCGGAATGCCAAATTACAAACTCAACTGATTGAAGACTTGTTGGATGTTTCGCGTATTTTGCGAGGTAAATTGGTTTTAAATGCCAGTCCGGTGAATTTAATCACAGTTATTCAAGGAGCATTAGAAACTGTTCGGTTAGCAGCTCAAGCAAAACATATTGAGATTCAAACTATACTCGACTCTGAGTTAGGGAGAGTGATTGGCGATGGGAATCGCTTGCAGCAAGTGGTTTGGAACTTACTATCTAATGCAATCAAGTTTACTCCACCGGGAGGAACGGTAGAAGTTCGGTTAGAACAGGTGGATAATTACGCTCAGATTCAAGTGAAAGATAATGGCAAGGGCATCAGCCCGCAATTTCTCCCCCACGTATTCGAGTATTTTTTACAAGAAGACAGTCAAACAACACGTAAATTTGGCGGGCTGGGATTGGGATTAGCCATTGTTCGGCATCTCACAGAATTACAAGGTGGCACAGTTTTTGCGGAAAGTCCGGGAGAAAACCTAGGAGCGACTTTCACAGTCAGATTACCTCTTTTGGAGGACACTCAGGAACTCTATGACTCGTGTAAAGATGCCCTATTGCACGTCTCTACAACTCACCAGCTGCCATTATCTGGGTTGCAAATTCTGGTGGTAGATGATGAAGCTGATATGCGAGAGTTGGTAGTGGCAATTCTGACACAATCTGGGGCAGAGGTGAAAGTTGTCGCATCAGCAGTAGAGGCATTGTTGGCTCTTGATGATTTTAAGGCAGATATTTTAGTCAGTGATATTGGAATGCCACAAATTGACGGCTATATGCTTATGCGCCAGGTAAGAAATCGATCGCCAGAGCAGGGAGGCCAAATTCCAGCAATTGCCCTGACCGCTTATGCAGGAGAAATAAACCAACAGCAAGCACTAGCGGCTGGATTTCAACAACACATTTCTAAACCTGTTGACCCAGAAGAACTTGTTCAAGCGATCGCGCTCTTAGTGGGGAAAGTTTAG
- a CDS encoding DNA topoisomerase IB — translation MESILQKEVIENVVEAALQIDPIQSAKIVGLHYVSDDVPGIQRQRVDEEFCYIDIHGSKICDEQELNRFKSLVIPPAWTDVWICPSPNGHLQATGRDAKGRKQYRYHKNWRQTRSQTKFNRMIVFGEALPNIRKRVEEDMALKGVPRQKVLATVVKLLEVTKIRVGNEEYAQTNKSFGLTTMRDRHVDISGSTIRFKFRGKSGVEHDIEFRDRRLAKIVKTCQDIPGQELFQYLDDEGHRQPIDSSDINDYLREITGLEFTAKDFRTWAGTVLAAQEFYDMGQVSSQTQAKKNVTQAIKNVAEHLGNRPATCRKYYVHPAVIEAYTDNSLFPFLENASAEYQSDSPHSLRPEEVGVLKLLEHNLLQENDG, via the coding sequence ATGGAATCCATACTTCAAAAGGAAGTTATTGAAAATGTTGTTGAAGCTGCGCTTCAAATTGACCCTATTCAATCAGCAAAGATAGTGGGGTTACACTACGTTAGCGATGATGTTCCGGGAATTCAACGTCAACGCGTAGACGAAGAGTTTTGCTACATCGATATTCATGGGTCAAAAATTTGCGATGAACAGGAGTTGAACCGCTTTAAATCTCTGGTTATACCTCCCGCTTGGACTGATGTCTGGATTTGTCCATCCCCTAACGGACACTTACAAGCAACAGGACGTGATGCAAAAGGACGAAAGCAGTACCGATATCATAAAAATTGGCGACAAACCCGCAGTCAAACAAAATTTAATCGCATGATTGTTTTTGGGGAAGCTTTGCCCAATATCCGCAAGCGAGTTGAAGAGGATATGGCGCTTAAAGGTGTCCCAAGACAAAAGGTACTGGCAACAGTCGTCAAACTTTTAGAAGTTACCAAAATTCGTGTTGGCAATGAAGAGTATGCCCAAACGAATAAATCTTTTGGTTTAACGACAATGCGCGATCGCCACGTTGATATTTCAGGTTCAACAATCCGATTTAAATTCCGAGGAAAAAGCGGAGTAGAACATGATATCGAATTTCGCGATCGCCGTTTGGCAAAAATTGTCAAAACCTGCCAAGATATTCCCGGACAAGAATTATTCCAGTACTTAGATGATGAAGGTCACCGCCAACCCATTGACTCTAGTGATATTAACGACTATCTACGTGAAATCACAGGTTTAGAGTTTACTGCCAAAGATTTTCGGACTTGGGCAGGTACTGTTTTAGCAGCACAGGAATTTTACGACATGGGGCAAGTCTCATCACAAACACAAGCCAAGAAGAATGTTACCCAGGCTATCAAAAATGTAGCAGAACATCTTGGCAATCGTCCTGCTACCTGTCGTAAATATTACGTTCATCCTGCGGTGATTGAAGCTTATACGGACAATTCTTTGTTCCCGTTTTTAGAAAATGCATCAGCAGAGTACCAGTCCGATTCACCTCATTCTTTACGACCGGAAGAAGTGGGAGTCTTGAAACTGTTAGAACATAATTTGTTGCAGGAAAATGATGGCTAA
- a CDS encoding fasciclin domain-containing protein, with the protein MAVATASPVMMSLPVSAQNAVPTLLSSTSKTTFSDIKADYWARPFIQAIVERNIIDGFADGTFRPDRPVKRAEFAVMLQKAFEQKRIRQLNASGFKDVPSNYWAASAIKEAYETGFMPGYPANLFLPKQEVGKFEAIAALANGLGLTATAPASNILNGYYTDAPIIPNYAADAIAAATQANLVVNYPNVKRLDPLEPLTRASAAALLYQALVWQERVEPLPSNITTANYVVAQAVNASRNNLTTLPDVVTVTASDASFSILTSLLKTAGLTVILQHPNNSLTMFAPTDEAFAKLPEGTLEWLQQPENRETLIRVLTYHVIPRKRQISELSEGKLKTFAGKAVNIEINSLTHQTMVNNAKILQSNIQASNGIIHVINQVLIPPNINLSRK; encoded by the coding sequence ATGGCAGTCGCTACAGCATCTCCTGTCATGATGTCGCTCCCAGTTTCAGCGCAAAATGCTGTCCCAACTCTTCTGAGTTCAACATCAAAAACGACTTTTTCTGACATTAAAGCCGATTATTGGGCGCGTCCATTTATTCAAGCCATCGTTGAGAGAAATATTATAGATGGTTTTGCAGATGGTACTTTTCGACCCGATCGACCTGTCAAACGCGCAGAGTTTGCAGTTATGCTTCAAAAAGCGTTTGAGCAAAAGCGGATTCGACAGTTAAACGCTAGCGGCTTTAAAGACGTTCCTTCCAACTACTGGGCTGCTTCTGCAATTAAGGAAGCATACGAAACAGGATTTATGCCCGGTTATCCAGCAAACTTGTTTCTTCCCAAACAGGAAGTTGGTAAGTTTGAAGCAATTGCTGCTTTGGCAAATGGTTTGGGCTTGACAGCAACTGCTCCTGCATCAAATATTCTCAATGGGTATTACACTGACGCTCCAATCATTCCTAACTATGCTGCTGATGCCATAGCCGCAGCAACACAAGCCAACTTAGTGGTTAACTATCCCAATGTCAAGCGACTCGATCCACTAGAACCTCTTACTCGTGCTTCTGCAGCAGCACTCCTATACCAAGCATTGGTTTGGCAAGAACGAGTAGAACCACTTCCCAGTAACATCACCACTGCTAATTATGTAGTTGCTCAGGCGGTTAATGCCAGCAGAAACAATCTGACAACTCTTCCTGATGTTGTGACGGTTACTGCATCTGATGCCTCGTTTTCAATTCTAACTTCTTTGTTGAAGACTGCAGGTTTAACAGTGATTTTGCAACACCCAAATAATTCGCTGACTATGTTTGCTCCAACTGATGAAGCGTTTGCTAAATTGCCCGAAGGCACTTTAGAGTGGTTGCAGCAACCAGAAAATAGAGAAACTCTCATTAGAGTTTTGACATATCACGTGATTCCTCGGAAACGCCAAATAAGCGAACTTTCCGAAGGCAAGCTAAAAACTTTTGCAGGCAAAGCTGTCAATATTGAAATCAATTCTCTCACTCATCAAACGATGGTGAATAACGCAAAAATCCTACAGTCTAATATTCAAGCCAGTAATGGGATTATTCATGTTATTAATCAAGTTTTGATTCCACCTAATATTAATTTAAGCCGAAAATAA
- a CDS encoding RNA recognition motif domain-containing protein has product MSIYVGNLSYEIARNDLQQVFGEYGTVKSVQLPTDRETGRVRGFAFVEMETDAEETAAIEGLDGAEWMGRDLKVNKAKPREERGSSFGGGGRRGNNSGGGGYSRRY; this is encoded by the coding sequence ATGTCAATTTATGTTGGTAATTTATCTTATGAGATCGCACGAAACGATCTCCAACAAGTTTTTGGTGAGTATGGAACTGTAAAGAGCGTTCAGTTACCTACAGACAGGGAAACAGGTCGTGTACGAGGCTTCGCTTTTGTGGAGATGGAAACAGATGCAGAAGAAACTGCGGCAATTGAAGGTCTTGATGGTGCTGAATGGATGGGTCGTGACCTAAAAGTTAACAAGGCAAAGCCACGTGAAGAGAGAGGTTCATCCTTTGGTGGTGGGGGTAGACGAGGAAACAACAGTGGTGGTGGTGGATACTCTCGACGCTACTAA